A stretch of Desulfocurvus vexinensis DSM 17965 DNA encodes these proteins:
- a CDS encoding substrate-binding periplasmic protein, which yields MRTILWLLLALLLPLPADASEPLPDPGGITAVHVVGPSWEGFTNMDGTGLYHDTLRAVFGLYGIEYVREYVPSERAYHMVRDGSADMMTCHDKPPRGLTLAGVPMYEGKYYVFFNRENIGQWSVPGSLEGRTIAWRIGYYDLTNLPAPMQHKELKSGVSALGMVILGRIDFYLDDLNFIEDSIHKNTIPFDMARFRIEPVGARGYFPVLKDTERGRKIRELYERGMEHLYRAGRLQAIFDRWGFPLPAYAFD from the coding sequence ATGAGAACGATCCTCTGGCTTCTGCTCGCCCTGCTCCTGCCTCTGCCGGCGGATGCGAGCGAGCCCCTGCCCGACCCCGGCGGCATCACCGCCGTGCATGTCGTGGGGCCCTCCTGGGAGGGCTTCACCAACATGGACGGCACCGGCCTGTACCACGACACGCTGCGCGCCGTGTTCGGCCTGTATGGCATCGAGTACGTGCGCGAATACGTGCCCTCCGAGCGGGCCTACCACATGGTGCGCGACGGCTCGGCGGACATGATGACCTGCCACGACAAGCCCCCCCGGGGGCTGACGCTGGCCGGGGTGCCCATGTACGAGGGCAAATACTACGTGTTCTTCAACCGCGAGAACATCGGGCAGTGGTCCGTGCCAGGCAGCCTGGAGGGCCGCACCATCGCCTGGCGCATCGGCTACTACGACCTGACCAACCTGCCCGCGCCCATGCAGCACAAGGAGCTGAAATCCGGGGTCTCGGCCCTGGGCATGGTCATCCTGGGGCGTATCGACTTCTACCTCGACGACCTGAACTTCATCGAGGATTCCATCCACAAGAACACCATCCCCTTCGACATGGCCCGCTTCCGCATCGAGCCCGTGGGCGCCCGGGGCTACTTCCCGGTGCTCAAGGATACCGAGCGCGGGCGCAAGATCCGGGAGCTCTACGAGCGGGGCATGGAGCATCTGTACCGCGCGGGGCGCCTGCAGGCCATCTTCGACCGCTGGGGCTTCCCCCTGCCCGCCTACGCCTTCGACTAG